In one window of Canis aureus isolate CA01 chromosome 36, VMU_Caureus_v.1.0, whole genome shotgun sequence DNA:
- the MOB4 gene encoding MOB-like protein phocein isoform X2, whose amino-acid sequence MVMAEGTAVLRRNRPGTKAQYIQQNIRADCSNIDKILEPPEGQDEGVWKYEHLRQFCLELNGLAVKLQSECHPDTCTQMTATEQWIFLCAAHKTPKECPAIDYTRHTLDGAACLLNSNKYFPSRVSIKESSVAKLGSVCRRIYRIFSHAYFHHRQIFDEYENETFLCHRFTKFVMKYNLMSKDNLIVPILEEEVQNSVSGESEA is encoded by the exons TATATTCAGCAAAATATAAGAGCAGATTGTTCCAATATTGACAAAATTCTTGAACCACCTGAAGGCCAAGATGAAGGTGTATGGAAATACGAACATTTAAG gcAATTCTGTCTTGAACTAAATGGACTTGCTGTCAAACTTCag AGTGAATGCCATCCAGATACATGCACTCAGATGACAGCAACTGAACAATGGATTTTTCTTTGTGCAGCTCATAAAACTCCAAAAGAG TGTCCTGCAATAGACTATACTAGACATACACTTGACGGTGCTGCATGTCTTCTGAATagcaataaatattttcccaGCAG gGTTAGCATAAAGGAATCATCTGTAGCAAAACTAGGCTCAGTATGCCGTAGgatttacagaatattttcacatgcttattttcATCATCggcaaatatttgatgaatatgaA AATGAAACATTTTTGTGTCACCGGTTTACTAAATTTGTGATGAAATACAATTTGATGTCCAAGGATAACCTGATTGTACCAATTTTAGAAGAGGAAGTTCAGAATTCAGTTTCTGGAGAAAGTGAAGCATGA
- the MOB4 gene encoding MOB-like protein phocein isoform X3 — MDSTLAVQQYIQQNIRADCSNIDKILEPPEGQDEGVWKYEHLRQFCLELNGLAVKLQSECHPDTCTQMTATEQWIFLCAAHKTPKECPAIDYTRHTLDGAACLLNSNKYFPSRVSIKESSVAKLGSVCRRIYRIFSHAYFHHRQIFDEYENETFLCHRFTKFVMKYNLMSKDNLIVPILEEEVQNSVSGESEA, encoded by the exons TATATTCAGCAAAATATAAGAGCAGATTGTTCCAATATTGACAAAATTCTTGAACCACCTGAAGGCCAAGATGAAGGTGTATGGAAATACGAACATTTAAG gcAATTCTGTCTTGAACTAAATGGACTTGCTGTCAAACTTCag AGTGAATGCCATCCAGATACATGCACTCAGATGACAGCAACTGAACAATGGATTTTTCTTTGTGCAGCTCATAAAACTCCAAAAGAG TGTCCTGCAATAGACTATACTAGACATACACTTGACGGTGCTGCATGTCTTCTGAATagcaataaatattttcccaGCAG gGTTAGCATAAAGGAATCATCTGTAGCAAAACTAGGCTCAGTATGCCGTAGgatttacagaatattttcacatgcttattttcATCATCggcaaatatttgatgaatatgaA AATGAAACATTTTTGTGTCACCGGTTTACTAAATTTGTGATGAAATACAATTTGATGTCCAAGGATAACCTGATTGTACCAATTTTAGAAGAGGAAGTTCAGAATTCAGTTTCTGGAGAAAGTGAAGCATGA